One Lutzomyia longipalpis isolate SR_M1_2022 chromosome 4, ASM2433408v1 DNA segment encodes these proteins:
- the LOC129794546 gene encoding glucose dehydrogenase [FAD, quinone]-like, protein MNNETFQYEIIEAAQELGIAFVEDTNGEKNVGFTLGQATIKAGVRDSTAMAFLVPAKKRPNLHVVKNAMVLNVIIDDDGEVRGVRMNLRGRRELKAYATKEVILSAGSINTPQLLMLSGIGPAEHLQKMGIPVIQDLQVGKNLQDHPGVLIAMKIDESTADSYTQDDLMDDFFAYLKDHSAKVTKEGDLLLPVLMFLTEESRGEILLRSSDPYDKPRIYPNYLATDFDVQSFVRAIRLLLKFLTTKAFKRHDAKLIILPIPECDALEFNSDVYWACYTKYLTTTIYHPVGTAKMGPDSDPDAVVDSRLRVKGVRGLGIQMLQQL, encoded by the exons ATGAACAACGAAACGTTTCAATATGAAATTATTGAAGCTGCTCAGGAGTTAGGAATAGCATTTGTGGAGGATACAAATGGTGAGAAGAACGTTGGCTTCACCCTGGGTCAAGCAACAATTAAAGCTGGTGTGAGGGATAGTACGGCTATGGCTTTTCTAGTTCCCGCCAAAAAGCGACCAAATCTGCACGTAGTCAAAAACGCCATGGTCTTGAATGTTATAATTGACGATGATGGTGAAGTGAGAGGAGTCAGAATGAATCTCAGAGGAAGACGAGAACTTAAAGCCTACGCAACGAAGGAGGTCATTCTGAGCGCAGGATCCATTAATACGCCACAGCTGCTAATGTTGTCTGGAATTGGTCCTGCTGAGCATCTCCAAAAGATGGGTATTCCTGTGATTCAGGATTTGCAAGTTGGGAAGAATCTTCAAGATCATCCTGGTGTGCTTATTGCTATGAAAATAGATGAATCAACCGCAGATTCATATACTCAAGACGACTTGATGGATGATTTCTTCGCCTATTTAAAGGATCATTCAG CTAAAGTAACTAAAGAAGGTGATCTACTGTTGCCGGTATTAATGTTTTTAACGGAAGAATCACGTGGGGAAATTTTGCTACGAAGCTCCGATCCTTACGACAAGCCACGAATCTACCCAAACTATTTGGCCACAGACTTTGATGTTCAGTCATTTGTGCGTGCAATTAGGCTCCTTCTCAAATTTTTGACTACTAAAGCATTTAAGCGTCATGACGCCAAGTTGATAATTCTTCCAATACCCGAATGTGATGCTCTGGAATTTAATTCAGACGTTTACTGGGCTTGCTACACGAAATACTTGACAACGACAATTTATCATCCTGTTGGAACTGCCAAAATGGGTCCTGATTCAGATCCTGATGCTGTTGTAGACTCTAGACTACGGGTAAAGGGAGTTAGAGGCTTGGGAATACAAATGCTCCAACAATTATGA
- the LOC129794547 gene encoding glucose dehydrogenase [FAD, quinone]-like yields the protein MDNFCTQTCPNLSTGTVTQFTSLLLNYITLSQCSISPPDLWPADYGDIAFRKGFHEYDFIIVGAGSAGSVLANRLSENPNWKILLLEAGGDPPMESSIPGLMANLQKSKFDWQYEIEPSDRHSILSGPWPRGKMLGGSSSMNAMYYVRGNAEDYNYWEALGNPTWGWEDVLPYFKKSEANTEFGGRYHSADGLLSVQKFATNDSFQYDLIDAAQEVGMKFVEDTNTGENIGMTLIQSTVRSGVRDSTAMAFLVPAKKRPNLHVVKNAMVLNVIIDDDGEVRGVRINLRGRRELKAYATKEVILSAGSINTPQLLMLSGIGPAQHLQKMGIPVIQDLQVGKNLQDHPGVLIAMKIDELTAVPYTQDNLMEDFFAYLKDHTGALSYLGNLNNVGYVNVHDSNSKVPDIQYLLWKFSKGQSDAIKTFVSGTAGYDESYGNMVANVAEEGNLFLTFVTFLAEESRGEILLRSSNPYDKPRIYPNFFDTYKDVSTIVRGIKFLLKFMTTEALRRHDAKLMIFPIPECDALEFNSDVYWACYAKYLTSTVFHPIGTAKMGPASDPDAVVDSRLRVKGIRGLRVIDASIMPRIPRGNTNAPTIMIAEKGADFIKEDWGTLKRARDKERSQSRIQENIQGYDIMHN from the exons atggatAACTTTTGCACTCAAACATGTCCAAATCTCAGTACTGGAACAGTCACGCAGTTCACATCCCTTCTGCTAAACTACATCACCCTGTCTCAGTGCTCAATTTCACCTCCTGACCTCTGGCCTGCTGATTATGGAGATATTGCTTTTCGAAAAG GATTTCATGAGTACGATTTTATAATTGTTGGAGCGGGTTCAGCTGGTTCAGTTCTTGCCAATAGGCTCAGTGAGAATCCCAATTGGAAGATTTTGCTTTTAGAAGCCGGTGGTGATCCTCCGATGGAATCAAGT ATCCCTGGATTAATGGCAAATCTtcaaaagtcaaaatttgaTTGGCAGTACGAAATTGAACCTTCAGACCGGCACAGTATTCTATCAGGACCATGGCCAAGGGGAAAAATGTTGGGAGGAAGTAGTTCAATGAATGCTATGTACTACGTCAGAGGAAATGCAGAAGATTACAACTACTGGGAAGCTCTGGGAAATCCAACATGGGGATGGGAAGATGTTCTTccttactttaaaaaatccgAAGCAAACACAGAATTCGGAGGAAGATATCATTCAGCAGATGGACTTTTATctgttcaaaaatttgcaaccAATGACTCTTTCCAGTATGATCTCATTGATGCTGCTCAAGAGGTGGGAATGAAATTCGTTGAAGATACAAATACAGGAGAGAATATTGGAATGACTTTAATACAATCAACAGTGAGATCAGGTGTAAGAGATAGTACGGCTATGGCTTTTCTAGTTCCCGCCAAAAAGCGACCAAATCTGCATGTAGTCAAAAACGCCATGGTCTTGAATGTTATCATTGACGATGATGGTGAAGTGAGAGGAGTCAGGATAAATCTCAGAGGAAGACGAGAACTTAAAGCCTACGCCACGAAGGAGGTCATTCTGAGCGCAGGATCCATTAATACGCCACAGCTGCTAATGTTGTCTGGAATTGGTCCAGCGCAGCATCTCCAAAAAATGGGTATTCCTGTGATTCAGGATTTACAAGTTGGGAAGAATCTTCAAGATCATCCTGGTGTActtattgcaatgaaaattgatgaattaacTGCAGTTCCATACACTCAAGACaatttaatggaagatttCTTTGCCTATTTGAAGGATCACACCGGAGCTCTATCGTATTTGGGTAATCTCAACAATGTTGGCTATGTTAACGTCCACGATTCAAACTCCAAAGTCCCAGATATTCAATACTTactttggaaattttcaaagggACAATCTGAtgcaattaaaacattcgTGAGCGGCACAGCGGGATATGATGAATCTTATGGCAATATGGTAGCCAATGTAGCTGAAGAAGGCAACTTGTTCCTTACATTTGTTACATTCCTTGCTGAAGAATCACGCGGAGAAATTTTGCTACGTAGCTCCAATCCTTACGACAAGCCACGAATCTATCCAAATTTTTTTGACACATACAAGGATGTTTCAACAATTGTTCGTGgaattaaattccttctcaAATTCATGACTACGGAAGCATTAAGACGTCATGACGCCAAATTGATGATCTTCCCAATACCCGAATGTGATGCTTTGGAATTTAATTCAGACGTTTACTGGGCTTGCTACGCGAAATACTTGACATCGACGGTTTTCCACCCCATTGGAACTGCAAAAATGGGTCCTGCTTCAGATCCTGATGCCGTTGTAGACTCCAGACTACGGGTAAAGGGAATCAGAGGCTTGAGAGTGATTGATGCTAGCATAATGCCACGAATTCCGCGAGGGAATACAAATGCTCCAACAATTATGATTGCCGAGAAAGGAGCTGATTTTATCAAAGAAGATTGGGGTACTTTGAAGCGAGCCAGGGACAAAGAAAGGAGTCAGAGTAGAATTCAGGAGAATATACAAG GTTACGACATAAtgcataattaa